One segment of Paramagnetospirillum magnetotacticum MS-1 DNA contains the following:
- the feoB gene encoding ferrous iron transport protein B, which produces MKSPVTVALVGNPNAGSTSLFNALTGAQSAVANYQRVTTSLNVREITHGGVPLRIVDVPGIFSTSSQSPEEKVGCDYIHGEEPDIIVNVLDAGHLDRSLFLTTQLIETGLPRITVLNMMDEVRRAGIRIDTVLLASALGSPVVETCALKKEGIDALLDAVAAMASTTPAAATLRLHYDSHLEAAIERVQQHLSKLHPQELSPVRSRWLAIKMLEGDDEVLRHESNHVELVEEIKGEQTALAHEHDEDTAGLLASARFAFSNGLLREVRQQESDPTAGFKLTRILDDFFLNRTLGLPLLLGILWVMFEATFTLGAIPTDWIKAGVQVSTELVDKTLPEGMFHDLVVNGVMAGVGGTIVFLPNIVILFFFMAILSGTGYLARASFLMDRVMHHFGLHGTTLIPMVAGFGCNVPAVMATRVITNKRARLIAMLIAPFMNCSARLPVFILFAGAFFADIAGTVVFAMYMLSLVAAMVSAVLLNRIIPGSGGDAFVMELPPYRLPTLHSVLHHMWDSAQGFVAKVTGVILVGSIVIWFLQEFPRDITYSQDFETVIAEQTALPDSPEKETALKTLKSAQAQEKLEKSYLGRSAIAVTPLFQPLGFSWRDSAAIMTGFVAKEVVVATYAVIYAQEKGSDQLTETLRGAMPPATAIAFMIFTLLYAPCLSTIAIIGKEAQSWRWAGFSVAYSLTFAWLLALAASRIGGTFL; this is translated from the coding sequence ATGAAATCCCCCGTCACCGTGGCACTGGTGGGTAACCCCAATGCCGGTTCCACCAGCTTGTTCAATGCCCTGACGGGCGCCCAATCCGCCGTCGCCAACTATCAGCGGGTGACGACCTCTTTGAATGTGCGCGAGATCACCCATGGCGGGGTTCCCTTACGCATCGTCGATGTGCCGGGCATTTTTTCCACCTCGTCGCAATCGCCGGAGGAGAAGGTCGGCTGCGACTATATCCACGGCGAGGAACCCGACATCATCGTCAATGTGCTGGATGCCGGCCATCTGGACCGCAGCCTGTTCCTGACCACCCAGTTGATCGAGACCGGGCTGCCCCGCATCACCGTGCTGAACATGATGGACGAGGTCCGGCGGGCCGGTATTCGCATCGACACCGTCCTATTGGCCTCGGCCCTTGGATCGCCGGTGGTGGAGACCTGCGCGCTGAAGAAGGAGGGCATCGACGCCCTGCTGGACGCGGTGGCGGCCATGGCCTCGACAACTCCCGCCGCCGCCACGTTACGGCTGCACTATGACAGCCATCTTGAGGCGGCCATCGAGCGCGTCCAGCAGCATCTGTCCAAGCTGCACCCCCAGGAGCTGAGCCCGGTGCGCTCGCGCTGGCTGGCCATCAAGATGCTGGAAGGCGACGACGAGGTTCTGCGCCACGAAAGCAACCATGTCGAACTGGTCGAGGAGATCAAGGGCGAGCAGACCGCCCTGGCCCACGAGCATGATGAAGACACCGCCGGCCTGTTGGCCTCGGCCCGCTTCGCCTTTTCCAACGGCCTGCTGCGCGAAGTCCGCCAGCAGGAGAGCGATCCCACCGCCGGGTTCAAGCTGACCCGTATCCTCGACGATTTCTTCCTGAACCGCACCCTGGGCCTGCCTTTGCTGCTGGGCATCTTGTGGGTGATGTTCGAGGCTACGTTCACCCTGGGCGCCATTCCCACCGACTGGATCAAAGCGGGGGTTCAGGTTTCCACCGAGCTCGTGGACAAGACCCTGCCCGAGGGCATGTTCCATGATCTGGTAGTCAACGGCGTCATGGCCGGCGTCGGCGGAACCATCGTATTCCTGCCCAATATCGTCATCCTGTTCTTCTTCATGGCCATCCTCAGCGGCACCGGCTATCTGGCCCGCGCCAGCTTCCTGATGGACCGGGTGATGCATCATTTCGGCCTGCACGGTACCACCCTGATCCCCATGGTGGCCGGGTTCGGCTGCAATGTCCCCGCCGTCATGGCCACCCGCGTCATCACCAATAAGCGGGCGCGGCTGATCGCCATGCTGATCGCGCCGTTCATGAACTGCTCAGCCCGCCTGCCGGTCTTCATCCTGTTCGCCGGAGCTTTCTTCGCGGATATCGCCGGCACCGTGGTCTTCGCCATGTATATGCTGTCCCTGGTCGCCGCCATGGTGTCGGCGGTGTTGCTGAACCGCATCATCCCGGGCAGCGGTGGTGACGCCTTCGTGATGGAGCTACCGCCCTATCGTCTGCCGACACTGCATTCGGTGCTGCACCATATGTGGGACAGCGCCCAGGGCTTTGTCGCCAAGGTAACCGGCGTCATCCTGGTGGGTTCTATCGTGATCTGGTTCCTCCAGGAATTCCCCCGCGATATCACCTATTCCCAGGATTTCGAGACTGTCATCGCCGAACAGACCGCGCTTCCCGACAGCCCAGAAAAGGAAACAGCGCTGAAGACGCTGAAAAGCGCCCAGGCGCAGGAGAAACTGGAAAAGAGCTATCTGGGGCGTTCGGCCATCGCGGTGACGCCGCTATTCCAGCCGCTGGGCTTTTCCTGGCGGGATTCGGCGGCCATCATGACCGGCTTTGTCGCCAAGGAAGTGGTGGTGGCGACCTATGCCGTCATCTATGCCCAGGAGAAGGGGTCGGACCAGCTGACCGAGACCTTGAGGGGCGCCATGCCGCCCGCCACGGCCATCGCCTTCATGATCTTCACCTTGCTCTACGCGCCTTGCCTGTCCACCATCGCCATCATCGGCAAGGAGGCGCAGAGCTGGCGTTGGGCCGGGTTCTCGGTGGCCTATTCCCTGACCTTCGCCTGGCTGCTGGCCCTGGCCGCCAGCCGCATCGGCGGGACTTTCCTGTAG
- the cysE gene encoding serine O-acetyltransferase gives MTQPTPGRLTLIINQDRESADFADGLWAELRHEAEEALARTPVLRRLFIDSILEQPSFESAVFHRISQRLKNEVVTLPLLTETFARSVTADRSIAQALRADIAAVLDRDPATQRFIEPFLYFKGFHAVQTHRLAHWLWNRGERDFALYLQSRSSDVFQTDIHPAARFGQGVFLDHATGLVVGETAVVEDDVSLLQNVTLGGTGKESGDRHPKVRQGAIIGAGAKILGNIEIGAHSRIAAGSVVLKAVEPHSTVAGIPARIIRTTNDPETLRTKEEILKALSYESFDYSI, from the coding sequence ATGACACAGCCGACCCCGGGGCGCTTGACGCTGATCATCAACCAGGATCGCGAGTCCGCCGATTTCGCCGACGGCCTGTGGGCCGAACTGCGCCACGAAGCGGAAGAGGCCCTGGCCCGCACCCCCGTGCTGAGACGGCTTTTCATCGATTCCATCCTGGAACAGCCCAGTTTCGAGTCCGCGGTCTTCCATCGCATCTCGCAGCGCCTGAAGAACGAAGTGGTGACCCTGCCGCTGCTGACCGAGACCTTTGCCCGCTCCGTCACGGCCGACCGCTCCATCGCCCAGGCGCTCAGGGCCGACATCGCCGCCGTTCTGGACCGCGACCCGGCCACCCAGCGGTTCATCGAGCCATTCCTGTACTTCAAGGGTTTCCACGCGGTGCAGACCCATCGCCTCGCCCATTGGCTGTGGAACAGGGGCGAGCGTGACTTCGCGCTCTATCTGCAAAGCCGCTCCTCCGACGTGTTCCAGACCGACATCCATCCGGCCGCCCGCTTCGGCCAGGGCGTCTTCCTCGACCATGCCACCGGCTTGGTGGTCGGCGAGACCGCCGTGGTGGAAGACGACGTATCGTTGCTCCAGAACGTCACCCTGGGCGGCACCGGCAAGGAAAGCGGCGACCGCCACCCCAAGGTCCGCCAGGGTGCCATCATCGGGGCCGGGGCCAAGATTCTGGGCAATATCGAGATCGGGGCGCATTCGCGCATCGCCGCCGGATCGGTGGTGCTGAAGGCGGTCGAGCCCCACTCCACCGTGGCCGGAATTCCGGCCCGCATCATCCGCACCACCAACGACCCCGAAACCCTGCGCACCAAGGAAGAGATCCTGAAGGCGCTGTCCTACGAATCGTTCGACTACTCCATCTGA
- a CDS encoding protein kinase domain-containing protein — MPFPLINDYKAAIANAKGRFATLDVRPHLDARCSPVFLAGNFAGVFKMVTPEGEHVAVKCFTREVSDLPRRYAAVAKFCRTAQCPYVVPLRFLPAEVFVTSSVAPHADYAVVTMPWVDGRGLGAVVQILCQRENAPALAGLTRAWSRLCLDLLQRGVAHGDLKHDNVLVGQDGALKLIDYDSMYLPELKGLASTILGGVNFQHPRREVRHFDGTIDHFSMLVILLSLRALTFQPDLLKRHHNGENLVLTKSDFTRPDSSDLLRQWALSPDFHVRDWTEHLIKAAKAPMIRITAMEALLKAAAKVEAVPAKPPTKRLLSFFS, encoded by the coding sequence ATGCCGTTTCCCCTGATCAACGATTACAAGGCGGCCATCGCCAACGCCAAAGGGCGTTTCGCGACCCTGGACGTCCGGCCGCATCTGGATGCCCGCTGCAGCCCGGTCTTCCTGGCGGGAAACTTCGCCGGGGTGTTCAAGATGGTGACCCCGGAGGGGGAGCATGTGGCGGTCAAGTGCTTCACCCGCGAAGTCTCGGATCTGCCGCGCCGCTATGCCGCCGTGGCCAAGTTCTGCCGGACCGCCCAATGCCCCTATGTGGTGCCCCTGCGGTTTCTTCCGGCGGAGGTCTTCGTGACCTCCAGCGTCGCCCCCCATGCCGATTACGCGGTGGTGACCATGCCCTGGGTCGATGGTCGGGGCCTGGGGGCCGTCGTCCAGATCCTGTGTCAGCGGGAAAACGCTCCCGCCCTGGCCGGATTGACCCGGGCGTGGAGTCGTCTGTGCCTGGATTTGCTGCAACGGGGCGTCGCCCATGGCGATCTGAAGCACGACAACGTCCTGGTCGGACAGGACGGCGCCCTGAAGCTGATCGACTATGATTCCATGTATCTGCCGGAGTTGAAGGGGCTGGCCTCGACCATACTGGGGGGCGTCAATTTCCAGCACCCCCGGCGTGAGGTCCGGCATTTCGACGGGACCATCGACCATTTTTCCATGCTGGTGATTTTGCTGTCCCTGCGGGCCTTGACCTTCCAGCCCGATTTGCTGAAGCGTCATCACAACGGCGAGAATCTCGTCCTGACCAAAAGCGATTTCACCCGGCCGGACAGTTCGGATCTGTTGCGGCAATGGGCGCTCAGCCCGGACTTCCATGTCCGCGACTGGACGGAACATCTGATCAAGGCTGCCAAGGCTCCTATGATCAGGATCACCGCCATGGAAGCCCTATTGAAGGCGGCGGCAAAAGTCGAGGCCGTTCCGGCCAAGCCACCCACCAAACGACTTCTCTCATTTTTTTCCTGA
- a CDS encoding 4Fe-4S dicluster domain-containing protein, with product MTRYIMVADLRRCVGCQTCTASCKETNGTPPGVQWRRVLDLEAGEYPEVSRVFLPTGCQHCDEPPCMEVCPSTATGKRADGLVTIDYDICIGCGYCAISCPYEARYKVDKADFAYGPSSVASERARFDPAKIGVATKCTFCIDRIDAGTRAGMTPGRDPQATPACVNSCLSGALRFGDLHDPDSAVSKLVAENQWFRMHEDEGTGPGFYYLWDSRSVIGEAL from the coding sequence ATGACCCGCTACATCATGGTGGCCGATCTGCGCCGCTGCGTCGGCTGCCAGACCTGCACGGCGTCGTGCAAGGAGACCAACGGCACGCCGCCCGGCGTTCAGTGGCGCCGCGTTCTGGACCTGGAGGCGGGAGAGTATCCCGAGGTCAGCCGGGTCTTCCTGCCCACCGGCTGCCAGCATTGCGACGAACCGCCCTGCATGGAGGTCTGCCCCTCCACCGCCACGGGCAAGCGCGCCGACGGGCTGGTGACCATCGACTACGACATCTGCATCGGCTGCGGCTACTGCGCCATCTCGTGCCCCTACGAGGCCCGCTACAAGGTGGATAAGGCCGATTTCGCCTATGGCCCGTCCTCCGTGGCCTCGGAACGGGCGCGCTTCGATCCCGCCAAGATCGGCGTGGCCACCAAATGCACCTTCTGCATCGACCGCATCGATGCGGGCACCAGGGCGGGCATGACACCCGGCCGCGACCCGCAAGCCACTCCGGCCTGCGTCAATTCCTGTCTGTCGGGGGCGCTTCGCTTCGGCGACCTCCACGACCCGGACAGTGCCGTCTCGAAGCTGGTGGCCGAGAACCAGTGGTTCCGCATGCACGAGGACGAGGGAACCGGACCAGGCTTCTATTATCTCTGGGACTCCAGATCGGTCATTGGGGAGGCGTTATGA
- a CDS encoding COG0520: Selenocysteine lyase, with the protein MTQPLSLELPTSPSPAALPAGEWEEPQAGFAGAPDARLIAQMANALFAAQPGQSLPSIGVAPPSVPVIEAAPTGGFVPPGVPAPPSVGNVTPVPQMPQIGPLAAAPAAPPGNPAAFPPTVFPGEGDLRSLPNLLGSIIALVPPDHGAGHGADPSVPGGSPEIPDASIPNLPSVPTGAPQARPDDGYSFLDDTRPATDIAPVQSSLNQPIPALPQAAPSPGPFTLPASVPSAPLYFVDEAQGVSSRAEPVAPAPAPASIPQSSLGIELRPDLVPDLRGTSAHGGAFDAHSVKRDFPILQEQVHGKPLIWLDNAATTQKPRQVIERLSRFDAQ; encoded by the coding sequence ATGACCCAGCCGCTCTCTCTCGAGCTGCCGACCTCTCCCTCCCCGGCGGCGCTGCCCGCCGGGGAATGGGAGGAGCCGCAAGCGGGCTTTGCTGGCGCACCCGATGCCCGGCTGATCGCCCAGATGGCCAACGCCCTGTTCGCCGCCCAGCCGGGTCAGTCGCTGCCCTCCATCGGCGTGGCACCGCCATCGGTGCCCGTGATCGAGGCAGCCCCCACCGGGGGATTCGTGCCGCCGGGCGTTCCCGCGCCCCCTTCGGTGGGCAACGTCACGCCGGTGCCGCAGATGCCCCAAATCGGGCCTTTGGCTGCCGCGCCCGCAGCACCGCCCGGCAATCCCGCCGCCTTCCCTCCGACCGTCTTTCCCGGTGAAGGCGATCTGCGCAGTCTGCCCAATCTGCTGGGCAGCATCATCGCCCTGGTACCACCCGATCACGGGGCCGGTCACGGGGCCGATCCTTCGGTGCCGGGTGGCTCGCCCGAGATTCCCGATGCCTCGATCCCCAACCTGCCGTCCGTGCCCACGGGTGCGCCCCAGGCCCGGCCGGACGACGGCTATTCCTTTTTAGACGATACGCGGCCTGCCACTGACATCGCTCCGGTGCAAAGCAGTCTGAACCAGCCGATTCCCGCCCTGCCCCAGGCCGCGCCGTCGCCCGGCCCGTTCACCCTGCCCGCCTCGGTGCCCTCGGCACCGCTCTATTTCGTCGATGAGGCCCAGGGCGTGTCCAGCCGGGCCGAGCCGGTAGCGCCCGCGCCCGCGCCCGCTTCCATACCGCAATCCAGCCTCGGCATCGAGTTGCGCCCGGACTTGGTCCCCGACCTTCGGGGCACCAGCGCCCATGGCGGCGCCTTTGATGCCCATTCGGTCAAACGCGACTTTCCCATTCTCCAAGAACAGGTTCACGGCAAGCCGCTGATCTGGCTGGACAATGCCGCCACCACCCAGAAGCCGCGCCAGGTCATCGAGCGCCTGAGCCGCTTTGATGCGCAATAA
- a CDS encoding carbohydrate porin, with the protein MTATYTAETLGNPSGGIKRRAVGAALLQGDLDVNLDKLVGWQGGKIHATAFHIQGRQLTSNFIGGLIPVSSVEAAPSTRLFSLWFEQSVLDDRASLRFGQIPMQEEFFTSTYAAYMVNSAFGWPAIYAANMPSGGGGYPLANMGTRLKVKPTEEISLMAAVFSGNVAPGTNVGNDAQKRNRSGTDFSFGSPPVWFGEAAYSINQDKDSPGLPATFKLGGWYYNGRTADQHFDNTGRSLGSGASSGVARNLHGNWAVYGIVDHMLWKREGTVDSGVGAFFRTTYMPDDRNQMSYWLDTGLTLKGTFEGRDDDITGISFAYGKMSDELASRDADARRFGTATAPDHDFESVVEIMYSYAVTPWWSVTGFGQYLFHPGGTTTLPENSSKTIPDASVLGLRTSFKL; encoded by the coding sequence TTGACCGCTACCTACACCGCAGAAACCCTTGGCAATCCCTCGGGCGGCATCAAGCGGCGCGCTGTTGGCGCGGCCCTTCTGCAAGGTGATCTGGACGTCAATCTGGATAAGCTGGTTGGGTGGCAGGGCGGCAAAATCCACGCTACAGCCTTCCATATCCAGGGCCGTCAGCTGACCTCCAACTTTATCGGCGGCCTGATCCCGGTCTCCAGTGTAGAGGCTGCGCCTTCCACCCGTCTGTTCTCGCTGTGGTTCGAGCAAAGCGTGCTCGATGACAGGGCTTCCCTGCGCTTCGGTCAGATCCCCATGCAGGAGGAGTTCTTCACCAGCACCTACGCGGCCTATATGGTGAACAGCGCTTTCGGCTGGCCAGCCATCTATGCCGCCAACATGCCATCGGGCGGTGGCGGCTATCCCCTGGCTAACATGGGCACCCGCCTGAAGGTCAAGCCCACCGAAGAGATCAGCCTGATGGCCGCTGTATTCTCCGGCAACGTGGCGCCTGGCACCAATGTGGGCAACGATGCCCAGAAGCGCAATCGCAGCGGCACGGATTTCTCCTTCGGTTCTCCCCCGGTATGGTTCGGTGAGGCTGCCTATTCCATCAACCAGGACAAGGACTCGCCAGGACTGCCGGCGACTTTCAAGCTGGGAGGCTGGTATTACAACGGCCGGACTGCCGATCAGCATTTCGACAATACCGGCCGGTCCCTGGGCAGCGGCGCCAGCTCGGGCGTCGCCCGGAATCTGCATGGCAACTGGGCCGTTTACGGCATCGTCGATCACATGCTGTGGAAGCGCGAAGGCACGGTGGACAGCGGGGTCGGCGCCTTCTTCCGCACGACATACATGCCTGACGACCGCAATCAGATGTCCTATTGGCTTGATACCGGCCTGACCCTGAAGGGGACCTTCGAGGGGCGTGATGACGACATCACCGGCATCTCGTTCGCCTATGGCAAGATGAGTGACGAACTGGCGTCGCGCGATGCCGATGCTCGCCGCTTTGGCACCGCCACCGCGCCGGATCACGATTTCGAATCCGTGGTCGAGATCATGTACAGCTACGCCGTCACCCCTTGGTGGTCCGTTACCGGTTTTGGCCAGTACCTGTTCCATCCGGGCGGCACCACCACCTTGCCCGAGAACAGCTCCAAGACCATTCCCGATGCCAGCGTGCTGGGCCTCAGGACCTCTTTCAAGCTTTAG
- a CDS encoding EAL domain-containing protein produces MSFVTNKDGSAIQFEQLIAQFEEQGGDSPLLEHCVHFEDSGAVGRYGNLSLRSAFQPLFQADSMRAVAHEALLRVEDDRQRSLSPEQAFRTPKSPERIVHFDRLCRTIHAINFAAQAEPDAVLYLNVDGRHLLNVRGGTHGTFFEALLGHCGLRPGQVVLEILESRINDFDRLIEAIAAYQRRGFGIAIDDFGCRNSNFDRLWRLSPDIVKLDRSLIVQSTGNPRARKILPKLVEIIHDLGARAVCEGIETVAQHSLAVNAGVDMLQGYLYARPVDRLQHRPTSAVTGTADLYPPGS; encoded by the coding sequence ATGAGCTTCGTGACGAACAAGGACGGTTCGGCGATCCAATTCGAGCAACTGATCGCCCAATTCGAGGAACAGGGCGGCGACTCCCCGCTTCTCGAGCATTGCGTGCATTTCGAGGATTCCGGCGCCGTCGGACGCTATGGAAATCTCAGCCTGCGATCCGCGTTCCAGCCCCTGTTCCAGGCCGATTCCATGCGGGCGGTGGCCCACGAGGCATTGCTGCGTGTCGAAGACGACCGGCAGCGCTCCCTGTCACCCGAACAGGCGTTCCGTACACCCAAGTCTCCAGAGCGGATCGTCCATTTCGACCGTCTGTGCCGCACCATCCACGCCATCAATTTCGCCGCCCAGGCCGAGCCGGACGCCGTTCTTTACCTTAACGTCGATGGACGTCATCTCCTCAACGTCCGAGGCGGGACCCACGGCACGTTCTTCGAGGCTCTGCTCGGCCATTGCGGCCTGAGGCCGGGCCAGGTGGTGCTGGAAATCCTGGAATCGCGCATCAATGATTTCGACCGCCTGATCGAGGCCATCGCCGCCTATCAGCGGCGGGGCTTTGGCATCGCCATCGACGATTTCGGATGCCGCAATTCCAATTTCGACCGGCTGTGGCGTCTGTCGCCCGATATCGTCAAGCTCGACCGCAGCCTGATCGTCCAATCCACCGGTAACCCCCGTGCCCGCAAGATCCTGCCCAAACTGGTGGAAATCATCCACGACCTGGGCGCCCGCGCGGTTTGCGAGGGAATCGAGACGGTGGCCCAGCATTCCTTGGCTGTGAATGCCGGGGTGGACATGCTGCAGGGCTATCTCTACGCCCGGCCGGTCGACCGGCTGCAGCACCGCCCCACCTCGGCCGTGACTGGAACCGCCGACCTGTATCCACCGGGCTCTTGA
- a CDS encoding DUF2325 domain-containing protein, with product MSSQATDTFDLSGRLILYVGGRHQHVAHLRRLVEERGGGFVHHDGGVEQSMTKLANHLERADAVLFPVGCVSHQAQSKVKDLCRRFEKPFKPLRSTGIGAITQALESLTTN from the coding sequence ATGTCCTCCCAAGCCACGGATACCTTCGATCTCTCCGGCCGCCTGATCCTCTACGTGGGCGGCCGCCACCAGCACGTCGCCCATCTGCGCCGCCTGGTGGAGGAGCGCGGCGGCGGCTTCGTCCACCACGATGGAGGCGTCGAGCAGAGCATGACCAAGCTGGCCAACCACCTGGAGCGCGCTGACGCCGTGCTGTTCCCGGTGGGCTGCGTCAGCCATCAGGCGCAAAGCAAGGTCAAGGACCTGTGCCGCCGCTTCGAGAAGCCGTTCAAGCCGCTGCGCAGCACCGGCATCGGCGCCATCACCCAGGCGCTGGAATCCCTGACCACCAACTAG
- a CDS encoding polysulfide reductase NrfD family protein produces MRQFATAKRQGFWDLRAAGNFIGGGTGSGLLLVGSAASLAGLDATLPLLAGAAFVMAGLSLVWLEIGKPWRALNVFFHPQTSWMTREGILAGPLALCTLGFVVTGHSALLFPILVLAGGFLFCQARILKASRGIPAWKQPEIVGFIIATGLAEGTGAFLLLGNSTTLWLVTAAAAGLAREGAWRTYRQGLIRSKAPAGTLDCLASPPRQGPALRATGGTGHDPGGTCRRRVHGDHGRHSGCGLRLGTQGTAGDRGRLHPRPPHHAYARARPRHQPDGRSLIRVTDQEPGGYRSAVPVTAEVGRCCSRSTGRA; encoded by the coding sequence ATGAGACAATTCGCGACGGCCAAACGCCAGGGCTTCTGGGATCTGCGGGCGGCGGGCAATTTCATCGGCGGCGGCACCGGAAGCGGCCTTCTCCTGGTCGGCAGCGCGGCCAGCTTGGCCGGGCTTGATGCGACCCTTCCCCTTCTGGCGGGCGCGGCCTTCGTCATGGCCGGGCTTTCCCTGGTCTGGCTGGAGATCGGCAAGCCCTGGCGGGCGCTGAACGTCTTCTTCCATCCCCAGACATCGTGGATGACGCGTGAAGGCATTCTGGCCGGGCCGCTGGCTCTTTGCACATTGGGCTTCGTCGTCACCGGTCATTCTGCGCTGCTGTTTCCGATCCTGGTGCTGGCTGGCGGCTTTCTCTTCTGTCAGGCCCGCATCTTGAAGGCCTCGCGCGGCATTCCCGCCTGGAAGCAGCCGGAAATCGTCGGGTTCATCATCGCCACCGGGCTGGCGGAAGGTACGGGGGCGTTTCTGCTTCTGGGCAATTCCACCACCCTCTGGCTCGTCACCGCCGCAGCCGCAGGTCTGGCGCGTGAAGGAGCCTGGCGGACCTATCGTCAGGGATTGATTCGCAGCAAGGCCCCTGCGGGAACCCTGGACTGCCTGGCGTCCCCCCCCCGCCAGGGTCCTGCGCTCCGTGCAACTGGCGGGACTGGCCATGATCCTGGCGGGACTTGCAGGCGCCGAGTTCATGGCGATCATGGGCGGCATTCTGGCTGCGGTCTCAGGCTGGGGACTCAAGGCACTGCTGGTGACCGGGGCCGCCTTCACCCGAGGCCCCCGCATCACGCATACGCCCGTGCGCGGCCGCGGCATCAGCCGGACGGTCGAAGCTTGATACGGGTGACTGATCAAGAGCCCGGTGGATACAGGTCGGCGGTTCCAGTCACGGCCGAGGTGGGGCGGTGCTGCAGCCGGTCGACCGGCCGGGCGTAG
- a CDS encoding family 2A encapsulin nanocompartment shell protein, with translation MSEDTEIRRTLNEQAARQLANATKTRAQWSGITPRWLVSFLPWTPVEAGIYRLNRVKESGAEASADVKCSPRNDADLPESFVPYEENPREYSLNAVTTVLDVQTRVSDLYSHPIDQIQEQLRLLIEKVKEKQEFELINNAEYGLLTNAAKSQRIKTRKGAPTPDDLDELISKVWKEPSFFLAHPKAIAAFGRECTKRGVPPPTVNLFGTPFLTWRGLPLVPSDKLTISAEGKKGGGRTNILLVRTGEKKQGVVGLFQPGVPGEVSPSLSVRFMGINRKAIASYLISLYCSAAVLTEDALAVLEDVEVDHYFDYDKKFA, from the coding sequence ATGTCCGAGGATACCGAGATTCGCCGCACCCTGAACGAGCAGGCGGCCCGTCAGCTCGCAAATGCCACCAAAACCCGCGCCCAATGGTCGGGCATCACGCCGCGCTGGCTGGTGTCCTTCCTGCCCTGGACGCCGGTGGAGGCTGGCATCTACCGCCTGAACCGGGTCAAGGAAAGCGGCGCCGAAGCCTCCGCCGACGTCAAGTGCAGCCCGCGCAACGACGCTGACCTGCCGGAAAGCTTCGTGCCCTACGAAGAGAACCCGCGCGAATACTCGCTGAACGCGGTGACCACCGTTCTCGACGTTCAGACCCGCGTCTCCGATCTTTATTCCCACCCCATCGACCAGATTCAGGAGCAGCTGCGCCTGTTGATCGAAAAGGTGAAGGAGAAGCAGGAGTTCGAGCTGATCAACAACGCCGAATACGGCTTGCTGACCAATGCCGCCAAGTCCCAGCGCATCAAGACCCGCAAGGGCGCCCCCACCCCCGACGATCTCGACGAACTGATCTCCAAGGTGTGGAAGGAGCCGTCCTTCTTCCTGGCCCATCCCAAGGCCATCGCGGCGTTCGGTCGCGAATGCACCAAGCGCGGCGTGCCGCCGCCCACCGTCAATCTGTTCGGCACCCCCTTTCTGACCTGGCGTGGCCTGCCCTTGGTGCCCAGCGATAAGCTGACCATCTCGGCTGAGGGCAAGAAGGGCGGCGGCAGGACCAATATCTTGCTGGTCCGTACCGGCGAAAAGAAGCAGGGCGTGGTCGGCCTGTTCCAGCCAGGCGTGCCGGGCGAAGTGTCGCCGTCACTGTCGGTACGCTTCATGGGCATCAACCGCAAGGCCATCGCGTCCTACCTGATCTCGCTGTATTGCTCGGCCGCCGTGCTGACCGAGGATGCGCTGGCGGTTCTGGAAGACGTCGAGGTCGATCACTACTTCGATTACGACAAGAAGTTCGCATGA
- a CDS encoding FeoA family protein: MAQQMNSDTLTLADLRPEQQGEIVKIETEDGVFKRRMQSLGVVAGTPVTLDRSAPLGDPRIYSLMGYSLGLRNAEAQQIRIRVK, translated from the coding sequence GTGGCGCAGCAGATGAATTCCGACACTCTCACCCTTGCCGACCTTCGTCCCGAGCAGCAGGGTGAGATCGTCAAGATCGAAACCGAGGACGGCGTTTTCAAGCGCCGCATGCAGTCTCTTGGCGTCGTGGCCGGTACTCCCGTCACCTTGGATCGTTCGGCCCCGTTAGGTGATCCGCGCATCTACAGCCTGATGGGCTACAGCCTGGGCCTGCGCAATGCCGAGGCCCAGCAGATCCGCATCCGCGTCAAATAA
- a CDS encoding transposase, with the protein MAISRSRGGLSTKIHTIVDVRGLPVKLLLTPSKTSDKAAAPTMLEGLPTAQAFVGDRGYD; encoded by the coding sequence ATCGCCATCAGCCGTTCTCGTGGAGGACTGAGCACCAAAATCCATACCATCGTGGACGTGCGTGGATTGCCGGTGAAATTGCTGCTAACGCCTAGCAAAACCTCCGACAAGGCGGCGGCCCCGACCATGCTTGAGGGCTTACCGACGGCTCAGGCATTTGTCGGCGACCGAGGTTATGACTAG